A window of the Paenibacillus woosongensis genome harbors these coding sequences:
- a CDS encoding phosphate/phosphite/phosphonate ABC transporter substrate-binding protein, with protein MKKITRFILPFFMSVAFLSGCGSNAAVSNTGTDTAANASADQQNQAANAPKVEGYVPETLTVQFVPSQNADTLEAKAKPLEKLLSDRLGIPVKVSVSTDYNTIIEAMASKKVDVGFLPPTAYVLAKEKGAADVILQAQRYGVQDDTGAPTEELVDFYKAMIIVKKDSPIQSVSDLKGKRIAYQNVTSSAGFVWPAGKLMESGLDPLKDVQAITVKGHDQGVLAVLNGDVDAAAIFQDARNVVKGDYPTVFEDTRVLTFTEPIPNDTVSIRTDMNAEWSEKIANAFIDIGKDEAGRAIIQEIYSHEGYVKSEDSTFDIVREYGEKVKTE; from the coding sequence TTGAAGAAGATCACCCGATTTATTCTGCCTTTCTTTATGTCCGTCGCCTTCCTTAGCGGCTGCGGCAGCAATGCTGCTGTCAGCAATACCGGAACAGATACTGCGGCGAACGCATCCGCCGATCAGCAGAACCAGGCTGCGAACGCGCCGAAAGTCGAAGGTTATGTACCGGAGACCCTAACCGTGCAATTCGTTCCATCCCAGAATGCCGATACCCTTGAAGCTAAAGCGAAGCCGCTGGAAAAGCTGCTGAGCGACCGCCTTGGCATCCCTGTCAAAGTCAGCGTATCGACCGATTACAATACCATTATTGAAGCGATGGCTTCCAAGAAAGTCGATGTCGGCTTCCTTCCGCCAACCGCTTATGTCCTGGCTAAAGAGAAAGGCGCTGCCGATGTCATACTGCAAGCCCAGCGTTATGGGGTACAGGATGATACGGGCGCTCCGACTGAGGAGCTTGTCGATTTCTATAAAGCGATGATTATTGTCAAGAAAGACTCCCCGATCCAGTCCGTAAGCGATTTGAAAGGCAAGCGCATCGCCTATCAGAACGTCACATCCTCCGCGGGCTTCGTATGGCCTGCCGGCAAGCTGATGGAATCGGGGCTCGATCCGCTTAAAGACGTGCAAGCCATTACGGTTAAAGGACATGACCAGGGTGTGCTCGCCGTATTGAACGGAGATGTCGATGCCGCGGCGATCTTCCAGGATGCCAGAAACGTCGTCAAGGGCGACTATCCGACGGTATTTGAGGATACGCGGGTGCTGACGTTCACCGAGCCGATTCCGAACGATACGGTTTCCATCCGCACGGACATGAACGCAGAGTGGAGCGAGAAAATCGCTAACGCCTTCATCGATATCGGCAAGGATGAAGCAGGACGCGCGATCATTCAGGAAATATACTCACATGAGGGTTACGTGAAATCGGAAGACAGCACCTTCGATATCGTGCGTGAATACGGGGAGAAAGTGAAGACAGAGTAA
- a CDS encoding bifunctional metallophosphatase/5'-nucleotidase, translated as MNKTAACEIEILVTSDIHGHIYPTDYRTAEDKNLGLAKIASLIQEERRQAPDLLLLDNGDLIQGSPMASYDIKKGTGASHPAAAVLNRLSYDAAVPGNHEFNYGQDVLRRVMEMSEFPWLSANIVDAKTGEPAFGVPYIIKQRGPSDDPVKVAILGLTTHYIPNWENPLYLEGLEFRDALETAKAWVSLIRERERPDLLVVCYHGGFERDLASGEASEKLTGENQGYALCREVEGIDVLVTGHQHRFLATQLGDVTVVQPGSLGQALGKVVVCLEKQEEGWIICRKTSELLLVDDSVNADRRILEMFSSLEGATQSWLDQPIGQVAGDMRIHSPLICRTADHPFIEFVNKVQMEAAGAAVSCAALLSEESRGFGATVTMRDVLGNFMYPNTLTVLRLKGKDIRDALEQTAAYFVVGPDGRPMVSSAYLEPKAQHYNYDMWEGIRYELDPAKPLGQRVMKLTDLAGREIEDETEMDVVMNSYRAGGGGDYEMFKGRPVVREIAADMAELVAEYIRKHRIIQASCDHNWRVIAHNPMVQ; from the coding sequence ATGAATAAAACGGCAGCCTGCGAAATTGAAATTCTCGTGACAAGCGATATTCACGGGCATATTTATCCTACAGATTATAGAACGGCAGAGGATAAGAACCTGGGCCTCGCAAAAATAGCTTCGCTAATTCAGGAGGAACGGCGGCAAGCTCCCGACCTGCTCTTGCTGGATAACGGCGATTTGATACAAGGGTCGCCGATGGCCTCTTATGATATAAAGAAGGGGACGGGGGCGTCCCATCCAGCGGCGGCTGTACTGAACCGTCTGTCCTATGACGCGGCTGTCCCAGGGAACCATGAGTTCAATTATGGGCAGGATGTGCTGCGCCGCGTTATGGAAATGTCGGAGTTCCCCTGGTTGTCGGCAAACATTGTCGATGCCAAGACAGGGGAGCCTGCCTTCGGCGTACCTTATATCATCAAACAGAGAGGCCCATCTGATGATCCGGTCAAAGTGGCGATTCTTGGCCTGACGACGCATTATATTCCCAACTGGGAGAATCCGCTTTATCTTGAGGGCCTGGAGTTTCGTGACGCGCTTGAGACGGCGAAGGCGTGGGTATCTTTGATCCGGGAGCGGGAGCGTCCCGATCTGCTTGTCGTCTGTTATCATGGCGGCTTCGAGCGGGATCTGGCCAGCGGGGAAGCCAGCGAGAAGCTGACCGGGGAAAATCAGGGCTATGCGCTTTGCCGGGAAGTAGAAGGCATAGATGTGCTGGTTACCGGACATCAGCATCGTTTCCTGGCGACGCAGCTTGGCGATGTTACCGTAGTCCAGCCAGGCAGCCTGGGACAGGCTTTGGGCAAGGTTGTGGTCTGTCTGGAGAAGCAGGAGGAAGGATGGATCATTTGCCGCAAAACGTCAGAGCTTCTCTTGGTCGATGATTCGGTAAATGCAGACAGGAGGATTCTGGAGATGTTCTCCAGTCTGGAGGGCGCAACACAGAGCTGGCTGGATCAGCCGATCGGGCAGGTGGCGGGAGATATGCGCATCCACAGTCCGTTAATCTGCCGGACGGCGGATCATCCTTTCATTGAGTTCGTAAATAAAGTGCAGATGGAGGCCGCTGGGGCCGCGGTATCGTGCGCCGCCTTGCTGAGTGAGGAGTCCCGCGGCTTTGGCGCAACCGTAACCATGCGCGATGTGCTGGGCAATTTCATGTACCCCAATACGTTGACGGTGCTCCGGCTGAAGGGGAAGGATATTCGGGATGCATTGGAGCAGACGGCCGCTTATTTCGTGGTCGGCCCGGATGGCAGGCCTATGGTCAGTTCAGCCTACTTGGAGCCGAAAGCCCAGCATTACAATTACGATATGTGGGAGGGCATCCGGTATGAGCTGGACCCTGCCAAGCCGCTCGGGCAGCGGGTTATGAAATTGACGGATCTCGCCGGCAGGGAAATTGAGGACGAGACGGAAATGGATGTGGTTATGAACAGCTACCGGGCCGGCGGCGGTGGAGATTATGAAATGTTCAAAGGAAGACCCGTCGTGCGGGAAATCGCGGCCGACATGGCTGAGCTGGTTGCGGAATACATCCGGAAGCACCGGATCATCCAGGCCAGCTGCGACCATAATTGGCGGGTTATTGCGCACAATCCTATGGTACAATGA
- a CDS encoding DUF6773 family protein — MKWFQWLSSRGKQVDERIVNIQNKIYKEIYMLVMLISLASVIGKFTMLGTDTPVITEVAILLASSLYYLIRSASLGIYSDAAEVHDRTSKFKMSTKNIITGSVLGVGLALFFGFRSAALYADGGLQSLWYFVLVAFVSLMIYVPLFLALTFGLHTVANKASAHVNKDDLE, encoded by the coding sequence ATGAAATGGTTTCAATGGCTTTCAAGTCGGGGCAAGCAAGTGGACGAAAGAATCGTGAATATACAAAATAAAATTTACAAGGAAATATATATGCTGGTCATGTTGATCTCCTTGGCGTCGGTGATCGGCAAATTCACCATGCTGGGCACGGATACACCGGTAATCACAGAAGTCGCCATTTTGCTGGCTTCCAGCCTCTATTATCTGATTCGTTCGGCTTCCCTAGGTATTTATTCAGATGCTGCCGAGGTTCACGATCGCACGAGCAAATTCAAGATGAGCACCAAGAATATCATTACAGGCAGCGTTTTGGGTGTAGGACTGGCCTTGTTCTTTGGCTTCCGCAGCGCAGCTCTTTATGCTGACGGGGGATTACAGTCTCTCTGGTATTTCGTGCTTGTGGCTTTCGTCTCATTGATGATTTATGTTCCGCTGTTCCTGGCGTTAACCTTCGGCCTTCATACAGTGGCGAATAAAGCCAGTGCGCACGTGAACAAGGATGATTTGGAATGA
- a CDS encoding copper amine oxidase N-terminal domain-containing protein has protein sequence MNTTLRTSLAMLALSTAIIASGAAAAEPAASQPSASANIAPIVSSPQASAIAIEIDGALQPGAAYQAHGGEATMLPLRAVAELLGYTVKWSQADRSAIISKDDMSAAVTAGAKEYGLNGISASLPAAPELTGGQLHVPSAFVENALHASVAISADSVSITTQAQQPEQPLQQQTAQTTGVITAIQDDGKYASVHIQGAWPDGLVLKVSEDTVYQRADGTKLQWSDLRLGMTVKAEHSLAMTLSLPPQTGAYTLTILDAELPGELLGTAGTIEEIRTDEQGHASYLVKGQGLTDLSQNDIVLRLSDDTAIVDKKGKPVEPGSIEQGTKVIGFYQPVMTKSLPAISQAVKIVVETELPQQP, from the coding sequence ATGAATACTACTTTGAGAACTTCGCTGGCCATGCTGGCTTTGTCCACGGCGATCATAGCTTCTGGCGCTGCAGCGGCAGAGCCGGCAGCCAGCCAGCCATCGGCCTCAGCAAATATCGCGCCGATCGTTTCCTCGCCGCAGGCATCAGCTATCGCTATTGAAATCGACGGAGCGCTTCAGCCTGGGGCGGCCTACCAAGCACATGGCGGGGAAGCCACAATGCTGCCGCTCCGCGCTGTTGCGGAGCTGCTGGGTTATACCGTGAAATGGAGTCAAGCGGATCGTTCCGCCATCATAAGCAAGGACGATATGAGCGCAGCCGTCACGGCTGGAGCGAAGGAATATGGGCTTAACGGGATCAGCGCCTCTCTTCCCGCCGCTCCTGAGTTAACGGGGGGACAACTGCATGTGCCGTCCGCCTTTGTCGAGAATGCACTGCATGCCTCCGTAGCGATCAGCGCCGATTCCGTCTCTATTACAACGCAGGCGCAGCAGCCAGAGCAGCCGTTGCAGCAGCAAACCGCCCAGACCACCGGCGTTATTACTGCCATTCAGGATGACGGGAAATACGCCTCGGTTCATATCCAGGGAGCCTGGCCTGACGGGCTTGTTCTGAAAGTCAGCGAGGACACCGTATATCAACGCGCTGATGGAACGAAGCTCCAGTGGTCGGATCTGCGGCTCGGGATGACCGTGAAGGCGGAGCATTCGCTAGCCATGACCCTCAGCCTGCCGCCTCAGACGGGAGCCTACACCCTCACCATACTAGACGCCGAATTGCCCGGCGAACTGCTCGGAACCGCAGGGACGATCGAGGAAATCCGCACGGATGAGCAAGGACATGCCAGTTATCTGGTCAAGGGCCAAGGGTTGACTGACCTGTCCCAGAATGACATCGTTCTTCGGCTCAGCGACGATACGGCTATCGTGGATAAAAAGGGCAAGCCTGTAGAGCCGGGCTCCATCGAGCAAGGTACTAAGGTCATCGGGTTTTATCAGCCCGTCATGACGAAAAGCCTGCCCGCGATCAGCCAAGCGGTTAAAATTGTAGTAGAAACCGAGCTTCCGCAGCAGCCATAA
- the phnC gene encoding phosphonate ABC transporter ATP-binding protein yields MIELTNVSKTYPNGTKGLNQISLSISQGEFVVIVGLSGAGKSTLLRAMNRLHDITEGDIRIGGKSITNASGQQLRSIRRDIGMIFQSFNLVKRSTVLRNVMAGRVGYHSTLRTVLGLFPKEDTDIAFEALSRVNIAEKAYVRADQLSGGQQQRVAIARVLAQEAKIILADEPVASLDPLTTKQVMDDLKRINQELGITTIVNLHFIDLARAYATRIIGLRAGEVVFDGPVSEATDEVFASIYGRPIQQDELLEERVV; encoded by the coding sequence GTGATAGAGCTTACAAATGTATCCAAGACTTATCCCAACGGAACAAAGGGGCTAAACCAGATTAGCCTGTCCATTTCCCAAGGCGAGTTTGTCGTCATCGTCGGACTGTCGGGGGCAGGCAAATCAACGCTGCTGCGCGCGATGAACCGGCTGCATGACATTACCGAGGGGGACATCCGCATCGGCGGCAAGTCGATTACGAACGCATCGGGACAGCAGCTTCGCAGCATTCGCCGCGATATCGGGATGATTTTTCAAAGCTTCAATCTGGTTAAGCGCTCTACCGTGCTGCGCAACGTGATGGCCGGACGGGTCGGCTACCATTCTACGCTGCGCACCGTGCTGGGGCTATTTCCGAAGGAAGACACCGATATCGCCTTTGAGGCGCTTAGCCGCGTCAACATCGCCGAGAAAGCCTACGTTCGGGCCGACCAGCTGTCCGGCGGACAGCAGCAGAGGGTCGCTATTGCCCGCGTGCTCGCCCAGGAAGCTAAAATCATCCTCGCTGATGAGCCGGTTGCCTCTCTTGATCCATTGACGACGAAGCAGGTCATGGACGATTTAAAAAGAATCAACCAGGAGCTGGGCATTACGACGATCGTCAATCTGCATTTCATCGACTTGGCCAGAGCCTACGCCACTCGGATCATCGGGCTCAGAGCGGGAGAAGTCGTCTTTGACGGCCCCGTATCCGAGGCAACGGACGAGGTCTTCGCTTCCATTTACGGTCGTCCGATTCAACAGGACGAACTGCTGGAGGAGCGGGTCGTATGA
- the phnE gene encoding phosphonate ABC transporter, permease protein PhnE yields the protein MKKPGNEIRRKPKKRAYRWLIYAALAIIYIWAFAGIPYTGIKETAGQITKAIIAGIFSPDWDYVYLPDGEDLLRGLLDTLAISMLGTFISTVICIPFAFWAATNMSSSRWVSGSGKMILSFIRTFPEIIMAILFIKAVGPGSFAGVLALGLHSVGMLGKLFADEVESMDKGPVEALIASGASRLQIMWFAVIPQVLPGFLSYTLYRFEINVRSATILGIIGAGGIGTPLIFALSSRNWERVGIILLGIVVMITIIDMISGSIRKKLV from the coding sequence ATGAAAAAACCAGGAAACGAAATCAGGCGCAAGCCGAAGAAACGAGCCTATCGGTGGCTCATTTATGCCGCGCTCGCCATTATTTATATATGGGCATTCGCCGGCATCCCTTACACCGGCATCAAAGAAACGGCCGGGCAGATTACGAAGGCGATCATAGCTGGGATCTTCTCGCCGGATTGGGATTACGTGTATTTGCCCGACGGTGAAGATTTGCTGCGAGGGCTGCTGGATACGCTGGCCATTTCCATGCTCGGCACCTTTATATCGACGGTCATTTGCATTCCTTTTGCCTTCTGGGCAGCCACCAATATGAGCTCATCCCGATGGGTATCCGGCTCCGGAAAAATGATTCTGAGCTTCATCCGTACTTTTCCAGAGATTATTATGGCCATCCTGTTCATCAAGGCCGTCGGCCCGGGCTCTTTCGCCGGGGTACTGGCGCTTGGACTGCATTCCGTAGGCATGCTGGGCAAGCTGTTTGCCGACGAGGTCGAAAGTATGGACAAAGGCCCCGTCGAAGCCTTGATCGCTTCGGGAGCGAGCCGCCTGCAAATCATGTGGTTCGCCGTGATCCCTCAGGTGCTGCCAGGTTTTCTGTCCTATACCTTATACCGATTTGAAATTAACGTCCGTTCCGCCACCATTCTCGGGATCATTGGAGCGGGCGGAATCGGAACGCCGCTCATTTTTGCCCTGAGCTCGCGAAACTGGGAGAGGGTCGGCATTATTCTGCTTGGCATCGTCGTCATGATTACAATCATCGACATGATCTCTGGTTCAATCCGCAAAAAGCTGGTATAA
- a CDS encoding helix-turn-helix transcriptional regulator: protein MKNLRMKLARVEKDLSQEQLAQIVGVSRQTIGLIELGKYNPSLSLCVAICKALSKTLNDLFWEE from the coding sequence ATGAAGAATCTCAGAATGAAGCTGGCGAGAGTCGAAAAGGACCTGTCCCAGGAGCAGCTGGCTCAAATCGTTGGCGTATCGAGACAGACCATCGGGTTAATCGAGCTTGGAAAGTACAATCCCAGCCTCAGCTTGTGCGTGGCGATCTGCAAAGCTTTGTCGAAGACGCTGAATGATCTTTTTTGGGAGGAATAG
- a CDS encoding SLC13 family permease: MNGPMIITLIVLITASVLFVSGKIRSDLVAVGSLIILMLLNILTPAEALSGFSNSVVIMMIGLFVVGGGILQTGLAKMASRVLLRLAGTSETRLLIMVMLVTSLIGAFVSNTGTVAVMMPIVVSLAMSAGTHPGKLLMPLAFASSLGGMLTLIGTPPNLVIQQTLQEAGYKGLSFFSFTPIGLVCLTAGIIGLLFLRRFLPDHQKKEGKGKKKGRSLQDLAKQYQLTQNLFRVQVGKGSPLQSKTLQELDISARFGVNIIEIRRKISAKNQFFKTINQEIAGPDTVVQEDDILYVNGTFERAEQFARHYGLGLLDHQVPERSEPLPAQDTQYATSEVGIAEVMLTPNSSLIGRLVKHSGFREKYRVNILGIQRKEHYLLHNLKEERMKFGDALLIQGTWKDIALLAADQANVVVVGQPIEESRKVTMDIKAPIAAGIMLLMVILLITELVPAVAAVMIAAVLMVVFGCVRNMEEAYKSINWESIVLIGGMIPMSIAIEKTGAAALLSEGLVSTLGGYGPIVLLTGVYFTTSLLTMFISNTACAVLFAPIALTAAIQLGVSPYPFLFAVSIGASMCFASPFSTPPNALVMSAGRYKFSHYIKVGLPLQIFIGIVMVAVLPIFFPF; encoded by the coding sequence GTGAATGGCCCAATGATCATCACTCTTATCGTTCTGATAACAGCATCGGTGCTGTTTGTCTCGGGCAAAATCCGGTCTGATCTCGTGGCGGTCGGATCGTTGATCATTTTGATGCTGCTGAACATACTTACTCCGGCTGAGGCGCTATCTGGCTTCTCCAATTCGGTCGTCATCATGATGATCGGATTGTTCGTCGTAGGCGGAGGCATACTCCAGACCGGGCTGGCCAAGATGGCAAGCCGGGTACTGCTTCGCCTGGCGGGGACGAGCGAGACCCGGCTGCTGATTATGGTCATGCTCGTAACCTCGCTGATCGGCGCATTCGTCAGCAATACCGGCACAGTCGCCGTGATGATGCCGATCGTCGTGAGTCTGGCCATGAGTGCGGGAACTCATCCGGGTAAACTGCTGATGCCGCTCGCTTTTGCCAGCAGCCTTGGCGGTATGCTTACGCTGATCGGCACGCCGCCGAACCTGGTGATTCAGCAGACGCTTCAGGAGGCCGGGTACAAGGGGCTGTCCTTTTTCAGCTTTACGCCGATCGGCCTCGTCTGTTTGACTGCGGGCATCATCGGTCTGCTCTTTTTGCGCCGCTTCCTGCCTGATCATCAGAAGAAGGAGGGCAAGGGTAAGAAGAAGGGCCGCTCCTTGCAGGATCTCGCCAAGCAGTATCAGTTAACTCAAAATTTGTTCCGCGTTCAGGTAGGGAAGGGTTCGCCGCTTCAATCAAAAACGCTGCAGGAGCTCGACATTTCAGCCAGGTTCGGGGTCAACATCATTGAAATCCGCCGAAAAATCTCGGCGAAGAACCAATTTTTCAAGACGATTAACCAGGAAATTGCCGGACCGGATACCGTCGTTCAAGAGGATGACATCCTGTATGTCAACGGTACGTTTGAGCGGGCGGAGCAATTCGCCCGTCACTACGGGCTAGGCCTGCTCGATCATCAAGTTCCGGAAAGAAGCGAGCCGCTTCCCGCTCAGGATACACAGTATGCGACCAGCGAGGTGGGCATTGCCGAGGTGATGCTGACGCCGAACTCCAGCTTGATTGGCAGGCTGGTCAAGCATTCGGGATTCCGGGAGAAGTACCGGGTGAATATTCTCGGCATCCAGCGGAAGGAGCATTACCTGCTGCATAACTTGAAGGAGGAGCGGATGAAATTCGGCGATGCCCTGCTCATTCAAGGCACGTGGAAGGATATCGCGCTGCTGGCTGCGGATCAGGCTAACGTCGTTGTTGTCGGCCAGCCAATCGAAGAATCGCGCAAGGTAACAATGGACATCAAGGCCCCGATCGCTGCAGGCATTATGCTGCTCATGGTGATCCTGCTCATTACCGAGCTGGTGCCTGCTGTGGCGGCCGTCATGATCGCCGCCGTGCTGATGGTTGTCTTCGGCTGCGTCCGCAATATGGAGGAGGCGTATAAAAGCATCAACTGGGAGAGCATCGTCTTAATCGGCGGAATGATCCCAATGTCGATCGCCATTGAGAAGACCGGAGCAGCTGCGCTGCTGTCCGAGGGGTTGGTGAGCACGCTTGGCGGCTATGGTCCGATTGTACTGCTGACCGGGGTATATTTCACGACATCCCTGCTCACGATGTTCATCAGCAATACGGCTTGCGCGGTACTGTTTGCGCCCATCGCTCTTACCGCAGCGATTCAGCTTGGCGTAAGCCCGTATCCGTTTCTGTTTGCGGTTTCGATCGGGGCAAGTATGTGCTTTGCGTCTCCGTTCTCCACGCCGCCAAACGCACTTGTCATGTCGGCTGGACGATATAAATTCAGCCATTATATTAAGGTTGGCCTCCCGCTGCAAATCTTTATCGGTATAGTGATGGTGGCGGTGCTGCCGATATTTTTCCCTTTTTAA
- a CDS encoding DUF3829 domain-containing protein: MRSRIYLIFCSVLFCVLLTSCNLIDELKGSSSVNGASIEEEHAAAKYGAYINLNNMMTGGALDRAIEGYISEFGMDENMYISEDFSGSELASFPGLDGLAKTVNTAVDRAAGEPSYGAADEALIQLGPVILDLLDTMEVITDYYNDGTYADDQFAKGKELHSQFIAQYHTYEPLANQFYNDFDQIAAQQKLSDLDKLKEQDYLIRYHALSVVMRAQDIEKAFFEAEIFDENILDCNLEEYRILFDLLVQDSKQFTEYAKDAKRRKQESWTTVPELDAALQEVIGTATDILTILETKDTSSNRDNNLVSSYFSKVSNLIDAYNYNIRMDKA; the protein is encoded by the coding sequence ATGAGGAGTCGGATATATCTCATATTCTGCAGCGTATTGTTTTGCGTTCTGCTGACCTCCTGCAATTTGATCGATGAGCTGAAGGGAAGCTCAAGCGTCAATGGAGCAAGCATAGAAGAAGAGCATGCAGCCGCCAAGTACGGCGCTTATATTAATTTGAACAATATGATGACCGGCGGAGCGCTCGATAGAGCGATCGAGGGTTATATTAGCGAATTTGGCATGGATGAAAATATGTATATCAGCGAGGACTTCAGTGGCAGTGAACTCGCCTCTTTTCCCGGGTTGGACGGACTGGCGAAGACAGTGAACACTGCAGTGGACCGCGCAGCCGGCGAGCCGTCGTATGGCGCTGCGGACGAAGCGCTCATCCAACTAGGCCCGGTAATACTTGATCTGCTGGATACGATGGAGGTAATAACCGATTACTATAACGATGGGACATACGCCGACGACCAGTTTGCCAAAGGCAAGGAGCTGCATAGCCAATTTATTGCCCAATACCATACATACGAGCCATTGGCCAACCAGTTTTATAACGATTTCGACCAGATTGCGGCACAGCAGAAGCTCAGTGATCTGGATAAGCTCAAAGAGCAGGACTATTTAATCCGGTATCATGCCCTTAGCGTAGTGATGCGTGCGCAGGATATTGAAAAGGCCTTTTTTGAAGCCGAAATTTTTGATGAGAATATTTTGGACTGCAACCTGGAGGAATATAGAATCTTGTTTGACTTGCTGGTCCAGGATTCGAAGCAGTTTACGGAATATGCGAAGGATGCCAAACGGAGGAAGCAGGAATCCTGGACGACGGTCCCGGAATTGGACGCCGCTTTGCAGGAGGTCATCGGAACGGCAACCGATATTTTAACCATTCTAGAAACAAAGGATACGAGCAGCAACAGGGACAACAATCTTGTGAGCAGCTACTTCTCTAAGGTGTCGAACCTGATCGACGCTTATAACTACAATATTCGGATGGATAAGGCATAA
- the phnE gene encoding phosphonate ABC transporter, permease protein PhnE, whose product MNAKPSIPIHARPKAPSRLKHVLTAVIILLLLWGSAVQTDSTLSELVAGLPNMLDLLREMFPPKWSYFSHITEAMLETIRMALVGTTLGAIGAIPVALLCASNLVKPRWVYYPVRFLLNLVRTIPDLLLAALFVAIFGLGPLPGIFALAVFSMGLIAKLTYEALETIDNGPLEAMTSVGANALQRIAYGVIPQIQAHFASYVLYTFEINVRAAAILGLVGAGGIGHYYEVTLGFLEYDKTSVIIIFTLAIVLVIDYVSMKLREKLL is encoded by the coding sequence ATGAACGCCAAGCCAAGCATCCCTATCCACGCGCGCCCGAAGGCCCCTAGCCGGTTAAAGCATGTGCTGACGGCGGTTATTATCCTGCTTCTTCTCTGGGGAAGCGCGGTGCAAACGGACTCGACGCTCAGCGAGCTTGTAGCTGGCCTGCCCAATATGCTTGATCTGCTGCGGGAAATGTTTCCGCCGAAATGGAGCTATTTCAGCCATATTACCGAGGCAATGCTCGAGACGATTCGCATGGCCCTCGTAGGAACGACGCTCGGAGCGATCGGCGCTATTCCCGTCGCCCTGCTGTGCGCCAGCAATTTGGTCAAACCCCGCTGGGTTTATTATCCGGTGCGTTTCCTCCTTAATCTCGTGCGTACGATCCCAGATTTGCTGCTGGCCGCCCTGTTCGTCGCCATATTCGGGCTCGGTCCGCTGCCGGGCATATTCGCCCTGGCGGTGTTCTCGATGGGGCTCATCGCCAAGCTGACCTATGAAGCGCTGGAGACAATCGATAACGGCCCGCTGGAGGCGATGACCTCTGTCGGCGCGAACGCCCTGCAGCGAATCGCTTATGGCGTCATTCCGCAAATTCAGGCGCATTTCGCTTCTTACGTGCTTTATACCTTCGAGATTAATGTGCGGGCGGCGGCCATCCTCGGCCTTGTCGGCGCCGGAGGCATCGGGCACTATTACGAAGTGACTTTAGGTTTTCTGGAATATGACAAGACCAGTGTCATCATTATTTTTACATTAGCTATCGTGCTTGTGATCGACTATGTGAGCATGAAGCTGCGGGAGAAGCTGCTATGA